In a genomic window of Oreochromis niloticus isolate F11D_XX unplaced genomic scaffold, O_niloticus_UMD_NMBU tig00007757_pilon, whole genome shotgun sequence:
- the LOC109200709 gene encoding RING finger protein 145-like isoform X1, producing the protein MAYMICQFFHMDFWLLIIISSSILTSLQVAVCVMCYGVSETVFGEWSVMGSTIILVHSYYNVWLRAQLGWQSFLLRRDAVHKIKSLPTASNTQLEQYNDICAICFQDMTSAVFTPCSHFFHAGCLMPSLSFTTKSQSPTNRGATRGTPAANQNPAGQEEGTLLDDRKEGASVKQEGDNETATSAGETSSSTSPTGMSATLPIVKPPLSSSSCSSSPLATDSVLHQSPADHPSASSFSTSYTSDTPDAPASLCHSVSTFHQPTSQVLT; encoded by the exons ATGGCTTATATGATCTGCCAGTTCTTCCACATGGACTTCTGgcttctcatcatcatctcctcctcaatCCTCACCTCTCTCCAG GTTGCGGTGTGCGTGATGTGCTATGGTGTATCAGAGACTGTATTTGGCGAGTGGAGTGTGATGGGAAGCACCATCATCTTGGTCCACTCGTACTATAACGTCTGGCTCAGAGCCCAGCTGGGCTGGCAGAGCTTCCTGCTCAGGAGAGATGCTGTACACAAGATAAAAAGCCTCCCTACAGCTAGCAATACACAGCTGGAGCAGTATAATGACATCTGTGCTATCTGCTTCCAG GACATGACCAGTGCTGTGTTCACTCCGTGCAGTCATTTCTTCCACGCTGGCTGTCTGATGCCCTCTCTGTCGTTCACAACCAAGAGCCAATCACCAACTAACCGTGGAGCTACCCGAGGTACacctgcagccaatcagaacccTGCAGGACAGGAAGAAGGCACTCTACTGGATGACAGGAAAGAGGGAGCGTCAGTAAAGCAGGAGGGAGATAATGAAACTGCCACATCAGCAGGGGAAACCTCCTCTTCCACCTCCCCCACTGGCATGTCTGCTACCCTGCCCATCGTCAAACCTCCATTATCATCTTcctcttgttcttcttctcctcttgcaACTGATTCTGTGCTGCACCAGTCCCCTGCAGATCACCCTTCTGCATCTTCTTTCTCTACCTCTTACACATCAGACACACCCGACGCTCCTGCATCTCTCTGCCATTCTGTCTCCACCTTTCACCAACCAACTTCACAGGTACTGACCTAA
- the LOC109200709 gene encoding RING finger protein 145-like isoform X2 yields MAYMICQFFHMDFWLLIIISSSILTSLQVAVCVMCYGVSETVFGEWSVMGSTIILVHSYYNVWLRAQLGWQSFLLRRDAVHKIKSLPTASNTQLEQYNDICAICFQSFLPRWLSDALSVVHNQEPITN; encoded by the exons ATGGCTTATATGATCTGCCAGTTCTTCCACATGGACTTCTGgcttctcatcatcatctcctcctcaatCCTCACCTCTCTCCAG GTTGCGGTGTGCGTGATGTGCTATGGTGTATCAGAGACTGTATTTGGCGAGTGGAGTGTGATGGGAAGCACCATCATCTTGGTCCACTCGTACTATAACGTCTGGCTCAGAGCCCAGCTGGGCTGGCAGAGCTTCCTGCTCAGGAGAGATGCTGTACACAAGATAAAAAGCCTCCCTACAGCTAGCAATACACAGCTGGAGCAGTATAATGACATCTGTGCTATCTGCTTCCAG TCATTTCTTCCACGCTGGCTGTCTGATGCCCTCTCTGTCGTTCACAACCAAGAGCCAATCACCAACTAA